GCGGTAATCTTTATATTGGCGATACGTTAGTAAATGATATTCCACCGAGACAAAGAGATGTGGCGATGGTGTTTCAAAACTACGCCCTTTATCCTCACATGACGGTGGCAGAAAATTTGGCTTTTGGCTTGCAAATGCGGAAAGTTGACCCGAAAATAATTAAGGAAAGAGTAGAAAAGGTAGCGCGATCGCTCGATATTTCTCACCTGTTAGATCGGAAACCCAAACAGTTATCGGGAGGACAGCAACAACGGGTAGCTTTAGGAAGGGCAATTGCTAGAGAACCGAAAGTTTTTCTCTTAGATGAACCTTTATCTAATTTAGATGCCCAATTGCGAGATGATACAAGAGCAGAGTTAAAACAATTGCACCAAAGAGTGGGAATTACTACTATTTATGTAACTCACGATCGAGTAGAAGCGATGACTCTAGCGGATAAAATCGTGATTTTAAATCGCGGAAAAATTCAACAAATTGGCGAACCGCAAGCCGTTTATGCCCGTCCTGCTAATCGAATGGTGGCAACTTTTTTGGGTAGTCCGCCGATGAATATTTTGCCTGCAATTTATACGGGCGATCGATTTAAGTTGGGCGATCGATTTTTAGATTGTCCTGCCATGATGAGGGATAAGTTGCAACCGAGAGAGGGTCAAGGTTTTGACTTGGGTATTCGTCCGGAAGATGTTTTTGCGATCGCACCCCCAAGACACCAAGAAGAAAAACAGAGGAGTTACGGCGAGTTGATAGTTGAAGTGAAGGTAGTAGAACCTTTGGGGAAAGAGGTTTTGATTCGCGGGAGTTTACCGGGAACGGGTGTGGTGTTGAACGTTTACGGTTCGCCGGATGTGCGGGTGAGTGTGGGCGATCGCATTTCTATACAATGCAATCTCGATCGGTTATTCGCGTTCGATCCGGCTACTGGTAATACTATATATCCATTAGGGTGAATTTCTGCTCACTTCTGTTGTACGATCGCCGCAAGCAAGAATGCCATTTTTGTAAATTGGACTAGCGGGTAATTTCTCACTTGAATAATAATCTCGACAGACAATTGCTACTGTTTTGGTTTGATTTTTCGCCGTTCCCGGTACTACGAAAACGCCCCCAACATAGTTAGTATTAGTGGATGAATTTACTTTTGCTATTGCATAACTGAATGTAGCAGTAGGAGTTGTAACCAAAGAATATTTGTATAAGTTTGTCTCTATTACTCCACTTCCTAATTGTTGAA
The genomic region above belongs to Leptolyngbyaceae cyanobacterium and contains:
- a CDS encoding ABC transporter ATP-binding protein; translated protein: MTNVKLDKITRRFNNTIAIEDISFEVPDGQFWVLLGPSGCGKSTILRTIAGLETATSGNLYIGDTLVNDIPPRQRDVAMVFQNYALYPHMTVAENLAFGLQMRKVDPKIIKERVEKVARSLDISHLLDRKPKQLSGGQQQRVALGRAIAREPKVFLLDEPLSNLDAQLRDDTRAELKQLHQRVGITTIYVTHDRVEAMTLADKIVILNRGKIQQIGEPQAVYARPANRMVATFLGSPPMNILPAIYTGDRFKLGDRFLDCPAMMRDKLQPREGQGFDLGIRPEDVFAIAPPRHQEEKQRSYGELIVEVKVVEPLGKEVLIRGSLPGTGVVLNVYGSPDVRVSVGDRISIQCNLDRLFAFDPATGNTIYPLG